The region GTGCACCGATTCGGCACGCTCGAAGTAGTCCATGACCTCGCTGACGAACTTGAAACCCTTTTCGTTGAGAACGTCGGCGCCCATGCCTTCAAAGTGGACGCTCCCCTTCTCTCCCGGCGAGAGCACCTCGACGGTATACGTACTGCGCATTTCGAGGGCTAGCCCAAAAGCGTCGAACCCTGGTCCCAGATTGGCGGTGCTTGCAGGAACGCTGACTATGACTTTGTTGATCACGTTTTCTTCCCCCGGCGCAGCTGCAATTCCTCGATACCAGTGTTGGCAGCGCGCGAACTATCGCAAAACGAACTACTTAACATATCTTACCACATCCTTGGCAATTGCAAGCCTCACCGTGAATGGTTGAGCCGGGGCTTGACCATCATGCCCCAGGAGGTAAACTGACGAGGAGGTATATGACACCTTGACACGTGAGCAGCTCACCTACCTTGGTCATTCGGCTTTCCTGATCACCACGACAGCCGGTGACATCCTCATCGACCCGTTCCTCTCGGGCAACCCTTCAGCATCCATGGGTCCCGACGATGTCCATCCAGACTACATCCTCGTGACGCACGGCCATTCCGATCACTTGGGCGACACCATCGCCATCGCCAGGCGCACCGGAGCAATGGTCATCGGCCCGGCGGAACTTGTCACCTACCTTGCAGGCAAGGGTGTTGCGAACGTGCATGCCATGCACATTGGCGGCAATCACGTCTTCCCATTCGGTGAACTCTTCCTGACCCAGGCCCTGCATGGCTCCTCAGTGACGGAGAACGGCCACCTCATCTACACGGGAAATCCCTGCGGCTTTGTCGTCAAGACCGGACAGCGGACCATCTACCATGCCGGGGACACGGGCGTGTTTCTCGACATGGCGCTCATCGGCCGACTGCACCCACTGGACATCGCGCTTCTCCCCATTGGTGGCAATTTCACGATGGGGATCGACGACGCCGTAGAGGCAGTCAAGATGCTCGCTCCACGCACCGTGATCCCGATGCACTACGGGACCTTCCCGGTCATCGCCGTCGACCCGCAACTGTTCCGGAAGAAGGTGGATTCCACGACAAGCGCCCATTGCGCGGTCCTGAAACCCGGACAGACGTTCTGAGCCAGCTGACACCAGGAACCAGGATTCACCCTCGCGCGTTGACAGCAGGGGTCTGGCCGGTACACTCTGTTCCATGAGAGATCAGAGTCGTACCCCATTTTTCGATGCTGTCCAGTCGTATATCGGCAAGCACCGCGCCGGCCTCCACATGCCGGGGCACATGGCAGGCCAGGGTATTCATCCGCGCCTCAAGGAGTTCTGGGGAGAGAATGTGTTCCTTTCCGATCTGACGGAGGTCGAAGGGCTCGACTACCTCCATCGCCCCATCGGCGTTGTCAAGGAAGCGCAGGAGCTAGCCGCTGAAGCCTACGGCGCCATCGAATCATTCTTTCTCGTCAACGGTTCGACGGTCGGAAACCAAGCCATGATCCTGTCGACCTGCGATCCCTATGACCGCGTCATTGTGCAGCGCAATTCGCACCGCTCGATGTACGGAGCACTCATCCTCAACGAACTGCGCCCCATCTACCTCGAGGCTGAAGAAGACCGCCTGCTTCAGTTCCAGACATTCCCGTCCAAGAAGACGTTCGCGCGCGTGCTCCGGGACCACCCTGAAGCCAAGACCGTCTTCGTGACCAACCCCAACTACTTCGGCATCAGCTCGGACATTGACTACTACGTTCAGAAAGCGCACGCCACGGGACGTCGCATCCTGGTCGACGAGGCCCATGGGTCGCACTTCCATTTCCACCCGGACCTTCCCAAGAGCGCTGTCGATGCGGGCGCCGACATGGTCGTCCAGAGCACGCACAAGACGCTCTCTGGCCTTACTCAGACATCCATGCTGCATCTGGGCTCACGGCGCGTGGACAAGGAATTGGTACGAGCCACGCTCACGATGTTGGAGAGCTCGTCGCCCTCGTACATCCTCATAACGGCCCTCGACGTCGCCCGTATGCAGATGGCGACGAACGGTCACGACCTGCTTCAACGGGCCATCGATCTCGCAGAGGATGCTCGACGTCGCATCAACAACATCGAGGGGCTCTTTGCCCCGGGCAGGGAACGCGCTCACTCCGACGCCATCTATGATGTTGACCTCACCAAACTGACCGTCCATGTGTCGAGACTGGGACTGACTGGATTCCAGGTCGAAGAGATCCTCAACAGAGACTACAACGTCGAAATCGAATTGTCTGATCTTGAGAATATCCTGGCATTCATCACGATCGGGGCACCTAAGGAAGCAGTGGAGATTCTCATCAAGGCACTCGAGGATATCTCCCGCAAACGCCACGGCAAGACCTCCAGCATCACTCCTCCGCCACCCATCCCCAGCATTCCCGAGATGGTCCTCTTCCCGTTCGAGGCATATTATGCCAAGAGGGAGCGCGTCCGCATGGAAGACTCCGTCGGACGCATCATCGCGGAGCTCGTGACTCCCTATCCGCCGGGCATCCCGATCACAGTCCCCGGGGAAGTCATGACGCACGGGTGCGTGGACTACATGGTGTTCATGCGCGACCACGGCGCCGACCTGCAGGGCATCATCGACAAGACGGCCAGGTACGTGCAGGTCGTCAAGGAGCGCTGATCGGTCACTGGACTCGTCCCTTGCCTGTCATGAAAACGCCCTGACTCATACCTCAGGGCGTTTGACATCTCTGA is a window of Coprothermobacter sp. DNA encoding:
- a CDS encoding metal-dependent hydrolase; amino-acid sequence: MTREQLTYLGHSAFLITTTAGDILIDPFLSGNPSASMGPDDVHPDYILVTHGHSDHLGDTIAIARRTGAMVIGPAELVTYLAGKGVANVHAMHIGGNHVFPFGELFLTQALHGSSVTENGHLIYTGNPCGFVVKTGQRTIYHAGDTGVFLDMALIGRLHPLDIALLPIGGNFTMGIDDAVEAVKMLAPRTVIPMHYGTFPVIAVDPQLFRKKVDSTTSAHCAVLKPGQTF
- a CDS encoding arginine decarboxylase → MRDQSRTPFFDAVQSYIGKHRAGLHMPGHMAGQGIHPRLKEFWGENVFLSDLTEVEGLDYLHRPIGVVKEAQELAAEAYGAIESFFLVNGSTVGNQAMILSTCDPYDRVIVQRNSHRSMYGALILNELRPIYLEAEEDRLLQFQTFPSKKTFARVLRDHPEAKTVFVTNPNYFGISSDIDYYVQKAHATGRRILVDEAHGSHFHFHPDLPKSAVDAGADMVVQSTHKTLSGLTQTSMLHLGSRRVDKELVRATLTMLESSSPSYILITALDVARMQMATNGHDLLQRAIDLAEDARRRINNIEGLFAPGRERAHSDAIYDVDLTKLTVHVSRLGLTGFQVEEILNRDYNVEIELSDLENILAFITIGAPKEAVEILIKALEDISRKRHGKTSSITPPPPIPSIPEMVLFPFEAYYAKRERVRMEDSVGRIIAELVTPYPPGIPITVPGEVMTHGCVDYMVFMRDHGADLQGIIDKTARYVQVVKER